The sequence TGGGGACAGGTCGCGAGCTTCTTCCTTCCGACGCGGTACGCGCTGAGCGACGAGAAGGTCGCCGTCACGGGCCTCGTCGCGAGGAAGGAGAAGGCCTGGTCGGAGTTCCGGAGCTTTCTCGTCGATCGGGAAGGGCTGCTCCTGTCGCCCTTCCCCGGGCGGTCGAGGCTCGAGCGGTTCAGGGGGCTTTCGCTGCAGTTCCACGGGAACCGCGAGGAGGTCGTGGCGTTCGTCGAGCGGCGGATGCCGCGGCCGGAGAACGATGGCGAGCATGTGGGCGATGAGGGGCGGGGCGGACGAGGCGACGCGGGCCGAGCGTGAGGCGCTCATGGACCGGTTCGCGGCGGCGGTCGTCGAGCGCCGCATGGCGGCGCCTGCCATCCTGTTCCTCGAGTCGGTGAAGCCGATCTCGTTCTTGGGGAACCAGGCGCTCGTGTTCTTCCAGCCGATCGTGCAGTCGGTGTTCGACTTCAAGAGCTACGACAAGGTCGTCGCGATCCTCGAGGACAGGGAGAACCTGGAGTACCTCCTCCGCAGGATCGAGGAGCTCGACGGGGCCCGGCAGGGGAAGGCCCGCGAGGAGAGGAAACGGCGCAGGGAGGCGAAGCGGGCGAGGGGCAAGTCCGAGGAAGGTCACGATGGGCACGCTTGAGAACATCCGGGCGATCGTCGCCACGGACTGCGGGAGCACCACCACCAAGGCGATCCTCATCAAGCTCGTGGACGGCGAGTATCGCCTCATCGTGCGCGGCGAGGCGCCGACCACCGTCGAGGCGCCGTTCGAGGACGTGACGAGGGGGGTCCTGAACGCGATCCGCGAGGTCGAGGAGCTGTCGGGCCACACGGTCCTCGACGGCGAGTCGATCGTCCATCCGAACGACGGCGGCGACCGCGGCGTGGACATCTACCTCTCGACGTCGAGCGCCGGCGGCGGGCTCCAGATGATGGTGGCCGGGGTGGTGAAGAGCATGACCGCCGAGAGCGCCGAGCGCGCCGCGCTGGGGGCGGGCGCGATCGTGATGGACGTCCTCGCGTCGAACGACGGCCGCCTGCCGCACCAGCAGATCGAGCGCATCCGCCACCTCCGCCCCGACATGATCCTCCTGTCCGGCGGCATCGACGGCGGGACCGTCACGCACGTCGTCGAGCTGGGGCAGATCATCTCGGCGGCCGACCCGAGGCCGAGGCTCGGTCTCGGCTTCAAGCTTCCCGTCATCTACGCCGGCAACAAAGACGCGCGGCCGGAGGTCGCGAAGCTGCTCGAGCAGAAGACGTCGCTCTTCCAGGTGGAGAACCTGCGGCCCGTCCTCGAGCGCGAGAACCTCGGCCCCGCGCGCGAGAAGATCCACGACCTCTTCATGGAGCACGTCATGGCCCAGGCGCCGGGCTACGACAGGCTCATGGAGTGGACCGACGCGCCCATCATGCCGACGCCGGGCGCGGTCGGTTCGATCATCGAGACCATCGCGAAGCGGCAGAACATCGAGGTGGTGGGCGTGGACATCGGCGGCGCCACCACGGACGTGTTCTCGGTCTTCGAGAACACGTTCAACAGGACGGTCTCGGCGAACCTCGGCATGAGCTACTCGGTCTCGAACGTGCTGGCGGAGACCGGCGTGGACAACGTGATGCGGTGGGTGCCGTTTAGGCTGCCCGAGCTCGAGGTGAGGAACCGCATCAAGAACAAGATGATCCGTCCCACGACGGTGCCGCAGACGCTCGAGGACCTCAAGGTCGAGCAGGCCATCGCGAGGGAGGCGCTCCGCCTCGCGTTCGAGCAGCACAAGTCGTTCGCCGTGAGCCTGAAGGGCGTGCAGCAGGAGCGCACGATTTCGGACGCCTTCAACCAGAGCGCCTCGGGCGGGACGCTCGTCAACATGATGGACCTGGACCTTCTCGTCGGATCGGGCGGCGTGCTCTCGCACGCGCCTCGGCGCCAGCAGGCGGCCATGATGCTGATCGACGGGTTCATGCCCGAGGGCGTCACCAGGCTGGCCGTGGACTCGATCTTCATGATGCCGCAGCTCGGTGTGCTCGCCGAGGTGCACGAGAAGGCCGCGACCGAGGTCTTCGAGAAGGACTGCCTCATTCATCTCGGCACGCTCGTGGCGCCGGTGGGCGCGACGCAGGAAGGGAAGAGCTGTCTCCGGATCGAGGGCACCCTCCCGGGCGGCCGAACGATCGCGGACGACGTGCCGTTCGGCGAGATGCGCGTGATCCCGCTGGCCGCCGGCGAGAGCGCGAGCGTGAAGCTCACGCCGTCGCGTGGGTTCGACGTGGGCGCGGGCCCGGGCCGCGTCGTCGAGGCGACGCTCACCGGCGGCGTCGTCGGGCTCATGCTGGACACGCGGGGACGGCCGTTTAAGCTCCCGTCCGACGAGCACCAGAGGGTCGAGAAGCTCGTGAAGTGGTCGAGGGCCTTCAACGCCTATCCCGAGATCTGAGGTCACGCGAGGAGATCCCGTCATGGCGCACGCATACACACCCGGACTGAGAGTCGCGGCGCTCACGGTCGTCCGCAAGGCGCGGCGCCTGCCCATCAAGGGCGAGGTGCTCGCGAAGAAGGGCGACCGCGTGACGGCGGACGCGGTCGTCGCCCGGACGCATCTGCCGGGGGCCGTGCAGCTCATCAACGTCGCGAGCAAGCTCGGGCTTCCGCCCGAGGACCTGCCGTCCGTGATGGTCAAGAAGGACGGCGACCCCGTGAAGAAGGGCGAGCCGATCGCGACGACGAAGGGGTTCTTCGGCCTGTTCAAGTCGCAGGTGCCGTCGCCGTGCGACGGGACCATGGAGAGCCTCTCGACGGTGACGGGGCAGGTCATCCTCCGCGAGCCTCCGACGCCCATCGAGGTCGACGCCTACGTCGACGGAGAGGTCGTGGACGTGCTTCCCGGTGAGGGCGCCGTCGTCGAGGCGTTCGGGACGTTCGTCCAGGGCATCTTCGGCGTGGGCGGGGAGCGGACGGGGGAGATCAAGGTCATCGTTGCGGGCCCGGGCGACGTCATCGACGAGGGGCGCATCGACGCGTCCCTCAAGGGGAAGATCGCCGTCGGCGGCTCGCACATCACGTGGGGGGCGCTGCAGAAGGCCATGCAGATCGGCGTGAGCGGCATCGTGGTCGGCGGCTTCGACGACCCGGACCTCAGGAGGCTCCTCGGGAAGGACCTCGGCGTGGCCATCACGGGTTCGGAGGACATCGCGACGACCCTCGTCCTCACGGAGGGCTTCGGCGAGATCGCGATGGCCGGATCCACCTTCGAGCTCCTCACGTCGCGGGAGGGCCGGAAGGCGTCGATCAACGGGGCCACGCAGATCCGCGCCGGCGTCATCCGCCCGGAGATCGTCATTCCCATGCCCGACGACAAGGCGTCGGCGGCCGACGCGGTCGCGGGCCACGGCGGCGGTCTCGAGCCGGGCAGTGTCATCCGCGTCATCCGCGAGCCGCACTTCGGGCGGCTCGGCTCCGTCACGGACCTTCCCAACGAACTCCAGGTGATGGAGTCCGAGTCGAAGGTCCGCGTCCTCAGGGTGCGCTTTGACGACGGCAGCGAGGCCATGCTGCCGCGCGCGAACGTGGAGATGATCGAGAGGTGAGGGCGGCCGCGCGGGGGGACATTCCGCTTGACAGCCCCCGGAGCGGCTGGTAGCCTCGCGGGCGTGTTCTGCGGGCGCGCGGTCGGCGCGCCGGGGTCGGTGCGGCGGCTCCGGAAGGAGTGCTCAATGCGCGGTGCCACAGGGTTCTCGCGGCGAACCCGACCGGTCGGAGGGCCGACGATCGTCACGGCGACGCTTGCGGCCCTCTTGTTGTTCCCGGCGGCGCTGCCAGCCCAGGAGCCGGAGGCGCCGGCGCCCGTCGCCGCGATCGCGCCTCCCGCCGGCGTTCTGGCCGTCGATTCGCCGGACGACCGCGGCGGGTCCGTGGACGTCTCGTGGGACCTCTCGCCGGACGACGCCGAAGGACGCGTCCTCTGCTACAGGATCTACCGTTCCGCCCATCCCGACACCGGGTTCGCCCCGGTGGGGCTCGTCGCGCCGGGAGTCAGCCGCTTCCGCGACAGCGCGGCCCCGGACGGGACGCCGCTCCACTACCGCGTGGCCGTCTCCGATGGCGAACGGGAGGTCTTCTCCGCCTCGTTCGGTCCCGTCGAGGCGCTCCCTCAGTGGTTCCACCGAGGCCGCATCACCGTCCTCATCGCGTCGCTCGGGTTCGTCGTCGCCATCGTGTACTTCGTGCGCGCGGCGAAGGCGGGGAAGGACCTCTTCATCAGAAGGCTGGCCGGTCTCGACCACATGGACGACGCCGTCGGCCGCGCGACCGAGATGGGCAAGCCGATCCTGTTCATCTCGGGCCTCTCGACGATCTCCGACGTGGCCACCATCGCCGCGGTGAACATCCTGGGCGAGGTCGCGAAGAAGACGGCGGAGTACAACACGCGCCTCATCGTGCCGTGCGCCGACCCGATCGTGATGGCCGTCGAGCAGGAGGTCGTGAAGGAAGCCTACGCCAAGGTCGGCCGCGTCGACGCGTACAACGAGGACGACGTCTTCTATCTCACGCGAAGCCAGTTCGCCTACGTCGCGGGGGTGAGCGGCATCATGGTGCGCCAGCGCCCGGCGACGATCCTCTACATGGGCATGTTCTACGCCGAGTCGCTCGTGCTCGCGGAGACGGGCGCGTCCGTCGGCTCGATCCAGATCGCGGGCACGGACGCCGTCACGCAGCTTCCGTTCTTCATCACGTCGTGCGACTACACGCTCATCGGGGAGGAGCTGTACGCGGCGAGCGCGTACCTCTCGCGAGAGCCCGTCCTTCTCGGGGGGCTCAAGGGCCAGGACATGACCAAAGCGGCGATCGGCCTTGCGATCGTCCTCGGGGCGATCTCCGCGACGCTGGCCGCGCTCGGGGTGATCCCGTGGGACTTCGTGGCGCGGGTGCTCGTCAACGCCTAGCGGGCGACGAGCTCGGACAGGGGGCCTGACAGCATGCGACGACACGTGCCGCTTGCGCTGTGCTTCATCGCCGGCGTCTTCATGGCCATCCAGTACTTCATCCCGCACCCCTCCGTGCAGGCGTGGTACGAGCGTCTTCTCGCGTGGCTCCAGACGCTGCTCGCGTTCGCGTTCCTCATCGGCACGGTGAGCCTCGTGAGGCTCCACGCCCACAAGATCGGTCACAAGGTGGCCGGTCGAGGCTACAGCTGGGTGCTCTTCGTGGGTCTCGGGCTCATGGTCGGGTTCGGGTTCAAGGGCAGGGCCCCCGGGTCGCCGTTCGACTTCATGTTCCAGAACGTGCAGGTGCCCATTGAGGGCACGATGTTCTCGCTCCTCGCGTTCTACATCGCGTCCGCCGCGTTCCGCGCGTTCCGCGCGAGGACGCTCGAGGCGACGCTCCTTCTCCTTGCCGCGACCATCGTGATGCTGGGCCGCGTGCCGGTCGGCGATCTCCTCCACCGCTCCATCCCCGCCGCCACCGACTGGATCCTGAACGTCCCCAATATGGCGTCGAAGCGGGGCATCATGATCGGCGTCGGGCTCGGGATGATGGCGACGGCGCTCAAGATCATGCTCGGCATCGAGCGCGCGTGGATGGGCGGCACGGACTAGGCACGGCGCGTCGCCGGCGGCACGCGCGGAGGTCTCGATGAACAGGCTCGGCAAGTTCCTCCAGATCGACAGGCGGTGGATCTTCCTCGCGATCCTCATCGCCGTGCTCGCCCCGTTCATCTGGCCGATGGGGCTTCCCATCGTCATCACGAAGCCCGTGCAGGACCTCTACAACGCCGTGGACGCCATCCCGCCGAACGGAGAGCCGCTCTTCATTTCGATCGACTACTCGCCGTCCACGGTGCCCGAGCTCGACCCGATGGCGCTCGCGATCCTCCGCCACGCGTTCTCCAAGGACATCCGCGTGGCCGTGCTGACGCTCGACCCGGCGGGCTACGGCCTCGCCGAGCGCGCTCTCGAGGCGGTCGCGGCGGAGTTCGGGAAGGAGCGGCACAAGGACTACGTCTTCCTCGGCTTCCAGCCCGGCATCTCGGCCGTCGTGCTCGGCATGGGCATCAACATCCGGAACGTCTTCCCCGAGGACGCCTACGGCACGCCGCTCTCCGAGATCCCGATGATGGAGGGGATCCGCAACTA is a genomic window of Candidatus Effluviviaceae Genus I sp. containing:
- a CDS encoding glutamate mutase L: MGTLENIRAIVATDCGSTTTKAILIKLVDGEYRLIVRGEAPTTVEAPFEDVTRGVLNAIREVEELSGHTVLDGESIVHPNDGGDRGVDIYLSTSSAGGGLQMMVAGVVKSMTAESAERAALGAGAIVMDVLASNDGRLPHQQIERIRHLRPDMILLSGGIDGGTVTHVVELGQIISAADPRPRLGLGFKLPVIYAGNKDARPEVAKLLEQKTSLFQVENLRPVLERENLGPAREKIHDLFMEHVMAQAPGYDRLMEWTDAPIMPTPGAVGSIIETIAKRQNIEVVGVDIGGATTDVFSVFENTFNRTVSANLGMSYSVSNVLAETGVDNVMRWVPFRLPELEVRNRIKNKMIRPTTVPQTLEDLKVEQAIAREALRLAFEQHKSFAVSLKGVQQERTISDAFNQSASGGTLVNMMDLDLLVGSGGVLSHAPRRQQAAMMLIDGFMPEGVTRLAVDSIFMMPQLGVLAEVHEKAATEVFEKDCLIHLGTLVAPVGATQEGKSCLRIEGTLPGGRTIADDVPFGEMRVIPLAAGESASVKLTPSRGFDVGAGPGRVVEATLTGGVVGLMLDTRGRPFKLPSDEHQRVEKLVKWSRAFNAYPEI